A region of Heliangelus exortis unplaced genomic scaffold, bHelExo1.hap1 Scaffold_297, whole genome shotgun sequence DNA encodes the following proteins:
- the SLC27A1 gene encoding LOW QUALITY PROTEIN: long-chain fatty acid transport protein 1 (The sequence of the model RefSeq protein was modified relative to this genomic sequence to represent the inferred CDS: inserted 1 base in 1 codon; deleted 3 bases in 2 codons), giving the protein MSPVAPPPWPLPAVGPSPPWPLPPRPLPSPHAQTPASLSPLIQSALGSFPLNQSALSFPLPLPAPSELRAGPRLRQRRERGRGGPRKTPAKPRKTPQKPRKTPAPCTPPGLCAASLGSLGLLRLWGAPWPWSLAAGLGVWLGGGGWRLLRLLLRTAPRDLFGLFVLLRVKSQLRRHQKARSTIPKIFQDVVSRHPDKVALIYEATGEHWTFRRLDEFSNSVANFCSQQGFLLGDVVAIFMESRPEFVGLWLGMAKVGVEAALINFNLRLDSLVYCVTTSGAKALIFGGELASAISEVNGMLGKNMAKFCSGDYNPEVVPLETQHLDPLLSTASKSPPTSIPAKGLDDRLFYIYTSGTTGMPKAAIVVHSRYYRIAAFGYYAYRMRPEDVLYNCLPLYHSAGNIMGVGQCLIHGLTVVIRKKFSASRFWDDCARYRCTIIQYIGEICRYLLNQPPREAERRHRVRLAVGNGLRPRIWEEFTKRFRIQQIGEFYGATECNCSIANLDGKVGACGFNSRILPNVYPIRLVKVNEDTMELVRDSSGLCVPCSPGEPGLLVGQINQQDPLRRFDGYVSESATTKKIAYNVLQKGDQAYLSGDVLVMDDLGYMYFKDRSGDTFRWRGENVSTTEVEGTLSHILNQTDVAVYGVEIPGVEGKAGMAAIADPKAKVNPNVLYQELQKVLPPYARPVFLRLLPXVDTTGTFKIQKTRLQREGFDPQQTSDRLYFLDLKLGQYVPLDEHLHGRICSGKAAL; this is encoded by the exons ATGTCCCCCGTGGCCCCTCCCCCGTGGCCCCTCCCCGCCGTGGGCCCCTCCCCCCCGTGGCCCCTCCCCCCGCggcccctcccctcccctcacGCGCAGACTCCcgcctctctctctcctctcatCCAATCCGCGTTGGGCTCCTTCCCTCTCAACCAATCAGCTCTCAGCTTCCCCCTCCCGCTCCCCGCCCCCTCAGAGCTCCGCGCGGGGCCGCGCCTCAGGCAGcggcgggagcggggccgggggggccCCCGCAAAACCCCCGCAAAACCCCGCAAAACCCCGCAAAAACCCCGCAAAACCCCCGCACCATGCACCCCGCCCGGGCTCTGCGCCGCCTCCCTgggctccctggggctgctgcgGCTG TGGGGAGCGCCCTGGCCCTGGAGCTTGGCCGCGGGCCTCGGGGTCTGGTTGGGCGGCGGGGGGTGGCGGCTCCTGAGGTTGCTGCTCCGGACGGCGCCCCGGGACCTCTT CGGCCTCTTCGTGCTGCTCCGTGTCAAATCCCAGCTGAGGAGGCACCAGAAAGCCAGGAGCACCATTCCCAAGATTTTTCAGGATGTTGTGAGCAGGCACCCGGATAAAGTGGCCCTGATT TACGAGGCCACTGGGGAGCACTGGACCTTCAGGAGGTTGGATGAGTTCTCCAACTCCGTGGCCAACTTCTGCTCCCAGCAAGGCTTCCTCCTGGGGGACGTGGTGGCCATTTTCATGGAGAGTCGCCCCGAGTTCGTGGGGCTCTGGCTGGGGATGGCAAAAGTTGGGGTGGAGGCAGCTCTCATCAACTTCAACCTCCGTCTGGACTCCCTGGTCTACTGTGTCACCACCTCGGGGGCCAAAGCcctgatttttgggggggagttGGCCTCAG caaTTTCTGAGGTGAATGGGATGTTGGGGAAGAACATGGCCAAATTCTGCTCTGGGGACTACAACCCTGAGGTGGTTCCTCTGGAAACCCAACACCTCGACCCCCTCCTGAGCACTGCCTCCAAATCCCCTCCAACTTCCATCCCAGCCAAAGGTTTAGATG ATCGTCTCTTCTACATCTACACCTCAGGAACAACAGGGATGCCCAAGGCTGCAATCGTGGTGCACAGCAG GTACTACCGCATCGCAGCCTTTGGTTACTACGCCTACAGGATGCGCCCTGAGGACGTGCTCTACAACTGCCTCCCCCTCTACCACTCTGCAG GGAATATCATGGGAGTTGGGCAGTGCCTGATCCATGGCCTCACCGTGGTCATCAGGAAGAAGTTCTCTGCCAGTCGCTTCTGGGATGACTGCGCCAGATACAGATGCACG ATCATCCAGTACATCGGGGAGATCTGCAGGTACCTCCTGAACCAACCCCCACGGGAGGCCGAGCGCCGGCACCGCGTGCGCCTGGCTGTGGGCAACGGGCTGAGGCCCAGGATCTGGGAGGAGTTCACCAAACGCTTCCGAATCCAACAGATTGGGGAGTTCTATGGAGCCACTGAGTGCAACTGCAGCATTGCCAACCTGGATGGCAag GTGGGCGCCTGCGGTTTCAACAGTCGGATCCTTCCCAACGTTTACCCCATCCGTTTGGTGAAGGTGAATGAGGACACCATGGAGCTGGTGCGGGATTCCAGTGGGCTCTGTGTCCCCTGTAGCCCGG GAGAGCCGGGATTGCTGGTGGGGCAGATCAACCAGCAGGATCCCCTGCGCCGCTTCGACGGCTACGTCAGCGAGAGTGCCACCACCAAGAAGATCGCCTACAACGTGCTGCAGAAAGGGGACCAGGCTTACCTCTCAG GTGACGTTTTGGTGATGGATGACCTGGGGTACATGTACTTCAAGGACCGCAGCGGGGACACTTTCCGCTGGCGAGGGGAGAACGTTTCCACCACGGAGGTGGAAGGGACCCTGAGCCACATCCTCAACCAGACAGATGTGGCAGTGTATGGAGTGGAAATcccag gGGTGGAAGGCAAAGCTGGGATGGCAGCCATCGCCGATCCCAAAGCCAAGGTCAATCCCAACGTTCTctaccaggagctgcagaaggttTTGCCTCCCTACGCCCGTCCCGTCTTCCTCCGGCTCCTTC AGGTGGACACCACAG ggacctttaagatccaGAAAACTCGGTTGCAGAGGGAAGGATTCGACCCCCAGCAGACCTCGGATCGTTTGTATTTCCTGGATCTCAAGCTGGGGCAGTACGTGCCCCTGGACGAGCACCTTCACGGGAGGATTTGCTCGGGAAAAGCCGCTTTGTGA
- the NXNL1 gene encoding nucleoredoxin-like protein 1 yields the protein MASLFTGRVLVSNREEEEVETERELNRALENKVLLLYFGSGRCPRCRRFSPLLKDFFLRLTDEFYVERASQLGLVYVSRMRAGKSSGNFLRSMPRRWLALPFGDSFKR from the coding sequence ATGGCTTCCCTGTTCACCGGGAGGGTCCTGGTGTCCAaccgggaggaggaggaggtggagacGGAGCGGGAGCTGAACCGGGCCCTGGAGAACAAAGTTCTGCTGCTCTACTTCGGGTCGGGGCGGTGCCCGCGGTGCCGCCGCTTCTCGCCCCTCctgaaggattttttcctgCGTTTGACGGACGAGTTCTACGTGGAGCGAGCTTCCCAGCTCGGCCTGGTTTACGTTTCCCGGATGAGAGCCGGGAAGAGCAGCGGGAATTTCCTCAGGTCCATGCCCCGGCGCTGGCTGGCGCTGCCCTTCGGGGACAGCTTCAAAAGGTGA